In Oncorhynchus gorbuscha isolate QuinsamMale2020 ecotype Even-year linkage group LG02, OgorEven_v1.0, whole genome shotgun sequence, a single genomic region encodes these proteins:
- the LOC124006060 gene encoding ras-related protein Rab-39B: MEAIWLYQFRLIVIGDSTVGKSCLIRRFTEGRFAQVSDPTVGVDFFSRLVEIEPGKRIKLQIWDTAGQERFRSITRAYYRNSVGGLLLFDLTNRRSFQNVHEWLEEARSHVQPHSIVFLLVGHKCDLESQRQVSQQEAEKLAGAYGMRYVETSARDAINVEKAFTELTQDIFELVKRGDINIQEGWEGVKSGFVPNVVHSSEEVTKSDRRCLC, translated from the exons ATGGAAGCAATATGGCTGTACCAGTTTCGACTCATCGTCATTGGGGACTCGACAGTAGGAAAGTCGTGCCTGATCCGGCGATTCACCGAGGGACGCTTTGCGCAGGTGTCCGACCCCACAGTCGGTGTAGACTTCTTCTCAAGGCTAGTGGAGATAGAGCCAGGGAAACGCATTAAACTTCAAATCTGGGACACTGCTGGACAAGAGCGATTCAG GTCTATTACCAGGGCCTACTACCGCAACTCTGTTGGTGGGCTACTGCTGTTTGACCTCACCAACCGTCGCTCCTTCCAGAATGTGCATGAGTGGCTGGAGGAGGCCCGCAGTCATGTCCAACCTCACAGTATCGTCTTCCTGTTGGTGGGTCACAAGTGTGACCTGGAGTCCCAGAGGCAGGTGAGCCAGCAGGAGGCTGAGAAGCTGGCAGGTGCCTATGGCATGCGCTATGTGGAAACATCGGCTCGCGACGCCATCAACGTTGAAAAGGCCTTCACTGAGCTAACGCAGGACATCTTTGAGCTCGTGAAGAGAGGTGACATCAACATCCAGGAGGGTTGGGAGGGGGTGAAAAGTGGCTTTGTGCCAAATGTGGTGCACTCCTCAGAAGAGGTCACCAAGAGTGACCGCCGGTGCCTCTGCTGA
- the rab38c gene encoding ras-related protein Rab-38: MPHEHLFKVLVIGDLGVGKTSIIKRYVHQIFSQHYRATIGVDFALKVLHWDSDKVIRLQLWDIAGQERYGNMTRVYYREAVGALVVFDVTRASTFDAVLKWKDDLDSKVTLSHGKPVPAVLLANKSDQVCSQQPRLDTFCRENGFVGWFETSAKESTNIEAAARCLVEHILANEESTVLDSDPDVQVLPGFNSSVKERVRCGSCNKF; this comes from the exons ATGCCGCATGAGCATTTGTTCAAAGTTCTCGTTATAGGCGACCTTGGGGTCGGGAAAACGTCAATCATCAAGCGTTATGTCCATCAGATCTTTTCTCAACATTATCGCGCAACTATTGGTGTCGATTTTGCGCTCAAAGTTCTGCACTGGGACAGTGACAAAGTTATACGACTACAGCTTTGGGATATTGCCG GACAAGAACGCTATGGAAATATGACTCGTGTGTATTATCGGGAGGCCGTGGGAGCTCTGGTGGTGTTCGACGTGACCCGCGCCTCCACATTTGATGCCGTGCTCAAGTGGAAGGACGATCTGGACTCTAAGGTCACCCTGAGTCATGGCAAACCTGTCCCAGCTGTGCTGCTGGCCAACAAGTCCGATCAAGTCTGCTCCCAGCAGCCCAGACTGGACACATTCTGCCGGGAAAATGGATTTGTGGGATGGTTTGAGACCTCAGCCAAG GAGAGCACTAACATTGAAGCGGCAGCGAGATGTCTGGTTGAACATATCCTGGCCAATGAAGAGAGTACAGTCTTGGATTCAGACCCAGATGTGCAGGTTCTGCCTGGGTTCAACAGCAGTGTTAAAGAAAGAGTTCGCTGTGGATCATGTAACAAATTCTGA